GGGATTTCTAGCGAGCCCCAATCCCGGTCTGCTGCGAACAAGCTGCCGCAGCTAAGCGTCACCAACACACACAAGGTACGAATCGTCATTTGAATTCTGCTAGATAGCGACTAAGAAAACTGGACCGGAGTTTAATTCTGAGGAGCGGAGTGAGCCCCGGATCGCGGCCCGCACTGCGGTGAGTAAACCGAGGTCAGCATGTTTAGGTTAAGCTTTGTATCCCCGGTTGGCCACCAGTTTTGCTGGCGTGGTCTCACAAAATCCCAACGCAGCCTCCCCCACCTTGGCCTCCGCTTCGATCCGCCATGTGCCGCGTTACGACGTCCGGCTTCCAACAATGACGCTTGACCTTCTTTCGGAAAATGAACAAACGGCGAAGCGACTGTTGATTGGCCCCTGTACGCAGACAGCGTTCGTGAAATAGTCATGGTGCGTCCGCACGCTTTGGACTATGGCTGGTCGCGATTAGCGTTCGTTTTCGACAATCGCGTCTTTCAGTAATTGTTTCAATTTCGCGGGGTCGGTCGTCGTGACTTTTGCGACAAAACCACGTTTGTGGGCAAAGCGAACGTCGTCATGGGACTCGATTTTTGAAAAATCCAAACGCGGACTGTCGTTGTATCGAGTCAGCCCGTATCCGTCGCCGCGGCGATCGGGATAGACCAACGCATGCACTTCGTCTTCTTTCCCTTCGCTCTCGATGAATGCGTAAACGCCAAACGAAGGATCCTCGGCAATCGCGTCACTTTTCTCGAGGAACAACGCTTCGATCGGTTCTCCATCGGTTTCGATGGTCCAGTATTGCCCATGTTGTGCCAGGAAGTCCAATCGTTCTCGCAACGATTTCAAGTAGTCGACGATGTCTTCGCCGACCATGCACATGACTTGATACAGCGCGTCTTGCGGTCCAAGTTCGGTGTGCTTTGCGAATCGGTTCAGCAGCGTGATGTCGAGCGGAGAATTCAACTCACCGAGCGCCGATCGAGGGATGTTCATCAACTTGGCTGTTTCGTTTGGCCCCAACGTATCGAGCCATTCAGCCGGGCGAAGCCAAGCGCAGAACGACAACGCGTCTTCGTACAGTCCCATGCTTTGCAGGACAAGCGACAAGGCACAAAGTGGTGGTGCGTCGCGAGGAAATTGGTGGTGATCAAAGTTGTTTTGTTCGGGATCGTGCACGCCGCCGACGTCGACGACACAGATCGATGGATTGGATAGATCTTCATCCGTTGGTTCGCGACGCTGGATCGGGACGCGATGCAGGTGCGCCAGCAGACTGCAAGCGAGGAAATCGTCTTTATGGGCTCCGCCCGGATGGGTCACGATTAGCTGCATAGTCATAATGGCACGTTGTTTTGGGGCGGCTGCGAGTCGGGGGATCAGGAAGCACAAAAGATACCGACAAACCGCCAAGATGGAAGCTGTCGCCCAGCGAAGCCCAGAGGAGCGTGACTGGAGGCAGCCCTTAATTCGCGATCGGTTCGCGGATTCGCTCTTTGCAACCAGAGGTGGGCAGGAAGATGGGAAAGGGCAGGAAAATTAGTGTCCAGGACAACTGTACAGTCTCTGCTGCGGCCACTGGAGCCAACCATTCCCCTCAGTCCTACCAGTCGCAATGCGACGACAGGTTGTAGCCACGGGACGTGAGTCCGTGGAAAGTCACACCCCCATCGCACAGAGTCGCGACGTGACGGCAGGTGATGCTGTCGCCCACCCGGCGTCGTGCCGCTGGGACGCAGTGAGAGGTTAAAAGAAGAAGGGTTAGAAAATGGGGAAGAACTGGCCGTTCAATCTCAATCGCGAATCGCCGTGACGCTATCATTTTTCTGTCGCACCAATCTTTCTGTCGATGCAAATCCACGATGGGAGCCGAACGTGATCTTTGGAACGCCCCCTCGCATCGCGCTCTTCCGCAGCCGTCCGAGACCGACTTTCGCAACGGTGGCAAAGACACTCACACCGTATGTAACGACAGAAAAATTGGTGCGACAGAAAGATTTCAAACACGGGATACTGGATAACCTATTTCGAAATCGCACTGAACTCGCTTCTCAATGGCGGTTCGCTCTGTGCAACCAGAGGTTGGGCAGGAAGATGGGAAAGGGCAGGAAAATTAGAGCCCGGACAAGTGTACTGTCTCTGCTGCGGCCATCGGTGCCAACCATTCACCTCAGTCCTACCAGTCGCAACGCGACGACAGGCGGTAGCCAAGGGACGTGAGGCCGTGGAAATTCACACCCCCATCGCATAGAGTCGCGAAGCGACGGCAGGGAGTGCTGCCCCCAATCGGATGCCGTGCAACAGGGATGCTGCGATAGGTTAAAAGATAAAGGGTTAGAAGATGGGGAAGAACTGGCCGATCAGACTCAATCACGAATCGCCGTGGCGCTATCATTTCTCTGTCGCACCAATCTTTCTGTCGATGCAAATCCACGAAGGGGAGCCGAACGAGATCGGTAGAGTATCGCGTCGTATCACGCTCATCCGCAAAATGCAGAGGCGACCTGTTCCCGTTTGACAAAGACACTCACACCGTATGTAACGACAGAAAAATTGGTGCGACAGAAAGATTTTAGGACGGGATGCTGGACAGCTCATCTCGAAAACGCATCGAACTCGCCGCGCGATGGCGGGCTCGCTCTTTGCAACCAGAGGTTGGGCAGGAAAATGGGAAGGGGCAGGAAAATTAGAGCCCGGGATAACTGTATGGTCTCTACTGCGGTCATCGGTGCCAACTATTCCCCTCAGTCCTACCAGTCGCAACGCGACCACAGGCGGTAGCCACGTACGTGCGTCCGTGGAACGATTGCCTTCGACAACTCGATGCCGTGCCGCAGGGATGCCTGAAAGGTTAAAAGATGAAGGATTAGAAAATGAGGAAGAACTGGCCGATCAGACTCAATCTCGAATCGCCGTGGCACTATCATTTTTCTGTCGCACCAATCTTTCTGTCGATGCAAATCCACGACGGGAGCCGAACGAGATCTGTGGAAGCCCCCTCGCATCGCACTCTTCCGCACCCGTCCGAGACCGACTTTCGCACGGTGGCAAAGACACTCACACCGTATGTAACGACAGAAAGATTGGTGCGACAGAAAGATTTCAAACACGGGATACTGGATAACCTATCTCGAAAACGCATCGAACTCGCCGCGCGATGGCGGGTTCGCTCTGTGCAACCGGAGGTTGGGCAGGAAAATGGGAAGGAGCAGGAAAATTAGAGCCCGGGATAACTGTATGGTCTCTACTGCGGTCATCTGTGCCAACCATTTCCCTCAGTCCTACCAGTCGCAATGCGACGACAGGCGGTAGCCACGTACGTGCGTCCGTGGAACGATTGCCTTCGACAACTCGATGCCGTGCCGCAGGGATGCCGTGAAAGGTTAAAAGATGAAGGGTTAGAAAATGGGGAAGAACTGGCCGTTCAATCTCAATCGCGAATCGCCGTGGCCGTCTCATTCTTCTGTCGCACCAATCTTTCTGTCGATGTAAATCCACGATGGGAGCCGAACGTGAACGGTAGAGTATCGCGTCGCATCACGCTCATCCGCAAAATGCAGAGGCGACCTGTTCCCGTTTGACAAAGACACTCACACCGTATGTAACGACAGAAAAATTGGTGCGACAGAAAGATTTCAAAGACGGGATACTGGACAGCTCATCTCGAAAACGCATCGAACTCGCCGCGCGATGGCGGGTTCGCTCTGTGCAACCGGAGGTTGGGCAGAAAGATAGAAAGGGGCAGGAAAATTAAAGCCCGGGACAACTGTATGGTCTCTGCTGCGGTCATCGGAGCCAACTATTCCCATCAGTCCTACCAGTCGCAACGCGACGACAGGTTGTAGCCACCGACGAGAGTCCGTGGAACGATTGCCTTCGACAACTCGATGCCGTGCCGCTGGGATGCTGTGATAGGTTAAAAGATGAAGGATTAGAAAATGGGGTGGAGATGAACGTTCAAACTCAAGCGCGAATCGCCGTGGCACTATCATTTTTCTGTCGCACCAATCTTTCTGTCGATGCATATCCACGATGGGAGCCGAACGTGATCGGTAGAGTATCGCGTCGTATCACGCTCAACCGCAAAATGCAGAGGCGACCTATTCCCGTTTGACAAAGACACTCACACCGTATGTAACGACAGAAAGATTGGTGCGACAGAAAGATTTTAGGACGGGATGCTGGACAGCTCATCTCGAAAACGCATCGAACTCGCCGCGCGATGGCGGATTCGCTCTGAGCAACCAGAGGTTGGGCAGGAAGATGGGAGGGGCAGGAAAATTTTGAGACCGGGCGACTTGGCAGTCTTTATTGCGGCCACCAGAGTTAACCGCTCCATGCAGCCTGACCAGTCGCAACGCGACGACAGGCGGTAGCCACGGGACGTGAGTCCGTGGAAATTCACACCCCCATCGCACAGAGTCGCGAAGCGACGGCAGGGGGTGCCTTCGCCAATCGGATGCCGTGCAACAGGGATGCTGCGATAGGTTAAAAGATGAAGGGTTAGAAAATGGGGAAGAACTGGCCGATCAGACTCAATCACGAATCGCCGTGGCCGTCTCATTTTTCTGTCGCACCAATCTTTCTGTCGATGTAATACGCACGACGATCGCCGAACGGGATCTGCGGAACGCCCCCTCGCATCGCACTCTTCCGCACCCGTCCGAGACCGACTTTCGCAACGGTGGCAAAAAAGCTCACACCGTATGTAACGACAGAAAGCCTGTCGTCGCGTTGCGACTGTTCCGGTCACGTTTCGTTCGACACCACGGACTGACGTCCGTGGCTAGCGTCTGCCATCGCTTCGCGATTGTCTTGTCCGTGCGTCATAATGTAACGGAATCCGCCGGCTACGGACGCGAGGGACGCGGGACAACTCGTGGAATGGTTCACATCTTCCGAACCTTTTCGGCGTGGTTTTGTCTCTTGTTGACATCCGCCTACACCAAACGGAACTCCAGGACAGGGACATGCCAGAACCGAACGTCATCCACTTCTACAGCGTGAACGACGAGTATGGCGAGTTTTCTAATTTTGCTGCCTACTCGATCAAACTGAAAGGAAAACGCTGGCCAACTTCCGAGCACTACTTTCAAGCGCAGAAATTCCAACACGATGGTCACCGAGAAGAAGTGCGAAAGGCCAAGACGCCGATGATTGCCGCTCGGCTTGGGCGAGATCGCAAAAAGAAGCTTCGCCGTGACTGGGAGTCAATCAAAGACAACGTGATGCGGGATGCGGTCATGGCAAAGTTCACTCAGCACGATGACCTGCGTGAAAGGTTGCTGGCGACCGGCAATGCGAAACTGGTCGAGCGCACCGCGAATGACGACTACTGGGGTGACGGCGGCGACGGCAGTGGCAAAAATATGCTCGGACGAATCTTGATGGAAGTACGGGAAAAACTGCGAAAACTGTAAACGCAGCAACAGCGGCAGCACGCCGTGAGAACATTCAAATTGCCTTGCCGCCGGACAGCTGCTTCGGGAAATCGCCCCGCGTCCGTGATGCCTGTCTGCTAAACTAGAAAGGCCTCGACA
The nucleotide sequence above comes from Novipirellula caenicola. Encoded proteins:
- a CDS encoding MYG1 family protein; its protein translation is MTMQLIVTHPGGAHKDDFLACSLLAHLHRVPIQRREPTDEDLSNPSICVVDVGGVHDPEQNNFDHHQFPRDAPPLCALSLVLQSMGLYEDALSFCAWLRPAEWLDTLGPNETAKLMNIPRSALGELNSPLDITLLNRFAKHTELGPQDALYQVMCMVGEDIVDYLKSLRERLDFLAQHGQYWTIETDGEPIEALFLEKSDAIAEDPSFGVYAFIESEGKEDEVHALVYPDRRGDGYGLTRYNDSPRLDFSKIESHDDVRFAHKRGFVAKVTTTDPAKLKQLLKDAIVENER
- a CDS encoding NADAR family protein, with the translated sequence MPEPNVIHFYSVNDEYGEFSNFAAYSIKLKGKRWPTSEHYFQAQKFQHDGHREEVRKAKTPMIAARLGRDRKKKLRRDWESIKDNVMRDAVMAKFTQHDDLRERLLATGNAKLVERTANDDYWGDGGDGSGKNMLGRILMEVREKLRKL